Proteins encoded together in one Impatiens glandulifera chromosome 1, dImpGla2.1, whole genome shotgun sequence window:
- the LOC124920116 gene encoding elongation factor 1-alpha, protein MGKEKVHISIVVIGHVDSGKSTTTGHLIYKLGGIDKRVIERFEKEAAEMNKRSFKYAWVLDKLKAERERGITIDIALWKFETTKYYCTVIDAPGHRDFIKNMITGTSQADCAVLIIDSTTGGFEAGISKDGQTREHALLAFTLGVKQMICCCNKMDSTTPKYSKGRYEEIVKEVSSYLKKVGYNPDKIPFVPISGFEGDNMIERSTNLDWYKGPTLLEALDLISEPKRPSDKPLRLPLQDVYKIGGIGTVPVGRVETGVIKPGMVVTFGPSGLQTEVKSVEMHHEALLEAGPGDNVGFNVKNVAVKDLKRGFVASNSKDDPAKEAASFVAQVIIMNHPGQIGNGYAPVLDCHTSHIAVKFAEIQTKIDRRSGKEIEKEPKFLKNGDAGLVKMIPTKPMVVETFSEYPPLGRFAVRDMRQTVAVGVIKNVEKKDPTGAKVTKAALKKK, encoded by the exons ATGGGTAAAGAGAAGGTTCACATTAGCATTGTGGTCATTGGCCATGTCGACTCTGGAAAGTCCACCACAACTGGACATTTGATCTACAAACTTGGTGGTATTGACAAGCGTGTGATCGAGAGATTCGAGAAGGAAGCTGCTGAGATGAACAAGCGTTCATTCAAGTACGCATGGGTGTTGGACAAGCTTAAGGCCGAGCGTGAACGTGGTATCACCATCGATATTGCTTTGTGGAAGTTCGAGACCACCAAGTATTACTGTACTGTTATCGATGCTCCTGGACATCGTGATTTCATCAAGAACATGATTACTGGTACCTCCCAGGCTGATTGTGCTGTCCTCATCATTGACTCCACAACTGGTGGTTTCGAAGCTGGTATTTCTAAAGATGGACAGACCCGTGAACACGCTCTTCTTGCTTTCACCCTTGGAGTCAAGCAGATGATCTGTTGTTGTAACAAG ATGGATTCCACAACCCCAAAATACTCAAAAGGCAGGTATGAGGAAATCGTGAAGGAAGTTTCATCTTACCTCAAGAAGGTTGGTTACAACCCTGATAAAATCCCATTCGTGCCAATCTCTGGATTCGAGGGTGATAACATGATTGAAAGATCCACCAATCTTGACTGGTACAAGGGTCCAACCCTCCTCGAAGCTCTTGACTTAATCTCTGAACCTAAGAGGCCATCAGACAAACCACTCCGTCTTCCACTTCAAGATGTCTACAAGATTGGTGGTATTGGAACTGTGCCCGTTGGTCGTGTTGAGACTGGTGTGATCAAGCCAGGTATGGTTGTTACATTCGGACCCTCTGGACTTCAAACTGAAGTTAAATCCGTTGAAATGCACCACGAAGCTCTCCTTGAGGCTGGACCTGGTGACAATGTGGGTTTCAATGTTAAGAATGTTGCAGTGAAGGATCTTAAACGTGGGTTTGTTGCATCCAACTCTAAAGATGATCCCGCTAAGGAAGCTGCTAGCTTTGTTGCTCAGGTTATTATCATGAACCATCCTGGACAGATTGGAAATGGGTATGCTCCAGTTCTTGATTGCCATACTTCACATATTGCTGTTAAGTTTGCCGAGATTCAGACCAAGATTGATAGGAGGTCTGGAAAGGAAATTGAGAAAGAACCCAAGTTTTTGAAGAATGGTGATGCTGGTTTAGTTAAGATGATTCCAACCAAGCCTATGGTTGTGGAGACATTCTCAGAGTATCCTCCTCTTGGTCGGTTTGCTGTTAGAGACATGCGTCAGACTGTTGCTGTTGGTGTTATTAAGAATGTTGAGAAGAAGGATCCAACTGGGGCTAAGGTCACCAAGGCAGCTCTGAAGAAGAAATAA
- the LOC124920117 gene encoding protein IQ-DOMAIN 3-like — MGRNGKWFSSVKKALSPESKEKKEQKSKKKWFGKGKSTVPDHEHEATPHHENPPTVLHHPLPPPSPAPPLEVAEVEDEQTKHAYSVAVATAAAAEAAVAAAQAAAEMVRLTAAVQFPGKSKEEVAAIRIQTAFRGYLARRALRALRGLVRLQKLVESPTVKRQTANALKSMQNVGRVQAQIQARRMRMLEENQALQRQLLQKRAKEESLQTGENWDDSAQSKEQVEASLLNKYEAAMRRERALAYSYSHQQTWKKSARPAILMFMDPNNPHWGWSWLERWMEDRPMDAKTVSSEKESNVIIDTGGSAGEITKAFARHQLNNSEKPSISTTPQSKPIRPLVARKLKSASPRGGKVAIGREDDDARSVLSVQSERNRRHSIAGSSVRDDESLASSPSFPSYMAPTQSVKAKSRLQSPLGLENGSSEKSPSVVSAKKRLSFPASPARPRRLSGPPRIETSSNAENSKITGVGAAA; from the exons ATGGGAAGGAATGGGAAATGGTTTTCTTCTGTCAAGAAGGCTCTAAGTCCtgaatcaaaggaaaagaaggAGCAG aaatcaaagaagaaatgGTTTGGGAAGGGAAAGTCAACTGTTCCTGATCATGAACATGAAGCAACTCCTCATCATGAAAATCCACCCACCGTCCTCCACCatcctcttcctcctccatcACCAGCTCCGCCACTGGAAGTGGCGGAAGTTGAGGATGAACAGACTAAACATGCTTACTCGGTTGCTGTCGCAACTGCTGCTGCAGCCGAGGCTGCAGTTGCAGCAGCTCAAGCGGCTGCAGAGATGGTTCGTCTCACAGCTGCTGTTCAGTTTCCTGGAAAATCAAAAGAGGAAGTGGCTGCAATCAGAATTCAAACCGCATTTCGTGGATATCTG GCAAGGAGAGCATTACGAGCTCTAAGAGGGCTTGTAAGACTTCAAAAACTCGTGGAGAGTCCTACTGTGAAGCGACAAACTGCAAACGCTTTGAAAAGCATGCAAAATGTTGGACGAGTCCAAGCTCAAATTCAGGCTAGGCGAATGAGAATGCTGGAAGAGAATCAAGCTCTTCAGAGACAACTGTTACAGAAAAGAGCAAAAGAAGAAAGCCTTCAG ACAGGTGAGAATTGGGATGACAGTGCTCAATCAAAAGAACAAGTTGAAGCCAGCCTGCTGAACAAATATGAAGCAGCCATGAGAAGAGAAAGAGCACTTGCTTACTCCTATTCTCATCAG CAAACGTGGAAGAAATCTGCAAGACCGGCGATACTTATGTTTATGGATCCAAATAATCCGCATTGGGGCTGGAGTTGGCTCGAGCGATGGATGGAAGATCGTCCTATGGATGCAAAAACAGTATCAAGCGAGAAAGAATCCAACGTAATAATAGATACTGGTGGTAGTGCGGGTGAGATCACAAAAGCATTCGCCCGTCATCAACTCAACAATTCCGAAAAACCTTCCATTTCCACCACCCCTCAATCCAAGCCCATTCGTCCTCTAGTGGCCCGGAAATTGAAGTCTGCAAGTCCTAGGGGCGGGAAAGTAGCCATTGGGCGAGAAGATGACGATGCAAGGAGCGTTCTTAGCGTGCAGTCTGAGAGAAACAGGAGGCATAGCATAGCTGGTTCGTCGGTTAGAGACGACGAGAGCTTGGCGAGTTCTCCATCGTTTCCAAGTTATATGGCGCCAACTCAGTCAGTAAAAGCTAAGTCGAGATTGCAAAGTCCACTCGGATTGGAAAATGGGTCATCGGAAAAATCACCATCTGTTGTGTCGGCTAAGAAACGTTTGTCTTTTCCGGCTTCTCCAGCTAGGCCTAGACGTCTTTCTGGACCTCCGAGGATTGAGACGAGCTCAAACGCAGAAAATAGTAAGATAACTGGGGTGGGTGCTGCTGCTTGA
- the LOC124920118 gene encoding uncharacterized protein LOC124920118, with translation MTEVARSTSWRDEIMSLVEEDSGVIFTDESMEISNPNLEAEISRFTVGLGLGTTNMLDGESVETESFKDQVKGFARAWGEIVLELGKGVKDIVQQTLLTDDSYVVLKLKKPIAKASSRLRFFNDYLPEDRDPVHSWSVIFCVFFLALAVLTVNIKHNHAISLVKKMSTHPSSATRIQLPDGRYMAYLEQGLSCSRARQHLIASHSFLSSRLAGIPGVKESLLEEFGIHLVTYDLPGFGESDPHPKRNLTSSAFDMLYLANAVGIKDKFWVLGFSSGAMHAWAALKYIPDQIQGAAMFSPMINPFDTSMTKEEMSRTWDGWLRRRKMMHYLARSFPKFLSYIYRKSFLSGKHGRLDNWLSWTLGNKDKSLIDDPRFEEFWHRDIEESIRQGNVKPFVEESLLQVTDWGFKLTDLAVRNKCPNKGFLTWFKFLSTEDECESIGFKGPIHIWQGLDDQVVPPSMIDYVTRVLPNVVVHKIPNEGHFSYFFLCDECHRQIFLTLFGSPNETDDTDQGDRASFEEATDSNFDTDVLHEI, from the exons ATGACAGAAGTTGCGAGATCAACGTCTTGGCGTGATGAGATCATGAGTCTGGTTGAGGAGGATTCTGGGGTTATATTCACAGATGAATCAATGGAAATCTCAAACCCTAATTTGGAAGCTGAGATATCCAGATTCACTGTAGGACTAGGACTAGGGACTACTAATATGCTAGATGGAGAGTCAGTTGAGACAGAGAGTTTCAAGGATCAGGTCAAGGGTTTTGCAAGAGCTTGGGGAGAAATAGTATTAGAACTGGGAAAAGGGGTTAAGGATATAGTTCAACAGACCCTTTTGACAGACGATTCTTACGTTGTTCTGAAACTTAAGAAACCAATTGCAAAGGCTTCTAGTAGATTACGATTCTTCAACGATTATTTGCCTGAAGATCGTGACCCAGTTCATTCATGGTCTGTGATATTCTGTGTGTTCTTTCTGGCTCTTGCAG TGTTGACTGTAAATATAAAACACAATCACGCGATCTCATTAGTGAAGAAAATGAGCACACATCCATCAAGTGCTACTCGTATACAACTTCCAGACGGAAGATACATGGCCTATCTAGAGCAAGGTCTTTCATGTAGCAGAGCTAGACAGCATCTGATTGCGTCTCATAGTTTCTTATCTTCTAGATTAGCAG GTATCCCAGGGGTCAAAGAATCTCTTTTGGAAGAGTTTGGGATTCACTTGGTTACTTATGATCTCCCTGGTTTTGGAGAAAGTGATCCTCATCCCAAGAGAAACCTTACCTCCTCTGCTTTTGATATGTTGTATCTTGCAAATGCGGTTGGAATAAAAGACAAGTTCTGGGTATTAGGGTTTTCGAGTGGAGCTATGCATGCTTGGGCAGCTCTGAAGTACATTCCCGATCAAATTCAAG GTGCTGCCATGTTTTCTCCAATGATAAATCCATTTGATACAAGCATGACTAAGGAAGAGATGTCCAGAACCTGGGATGGTTGgttgagaagaagaaaaatgatgCATTACTTAGCTCGTAGTTTTCCAAAGTTCCTGAGTTATATTTACCGTAAAAGTTTTCTGTCTGGAAAGCACGGTCGTTTAGATAACTGGCTCTCTTGGACACTTGGAAATAAG GATAAATCTCTTATCGACGATCCAAGATTTGAAGAGTTCTGGCATAGGGATATAGAGGAGTCTATTCGTCAAGGAAATGTGAAGCCATTCGTGGAGGAATCTCTCCTGCAAGTAACCGATTGGGGATTTAAACTGACTGACCTTGCTGTTCGAAACAAATGTCCCAATAAAGGCTTTTTGACATGGTTTAAGTTCTTGTCAACAGAAGATGAATGCGAATCAATTGGATTTAAAGGTCCTATACATATATGGCAG GGCCTGGATGACCAAGTAGTTCCTCCTTCTATGATTGACTACGTGACTCGGGTTTTGCCTAACGTTGTAGTACACAAGATACCTAATGAGGGTCATTTCTCGTATTTCTTCCTATGCGATGAATGCCATAGACAAATCTTTCTGACACTATTTGGTTCTCCGAATGAGACAGATGACACTGATCAGGGTGATCGAGCCAGTTTTGAGGAGGCTACAGACTCAAATTTCGATACAGATGTTTTACATGAAATATGA
- the LOC124910685 gene encoding interactor of constitutive active ROPs 2, chloroplastic-like, whose protein sequence is MQTAKTRSSNTTSPSTMRTGRHLKISAAEKPNKDGNPRVVDRKSPPSPVLAPDQKKRQSSKVSELESQLSQINEELKKAKDYINSSESTKKRAQQEAEDAKKQLANMEANLDELSASEEARLQELRKISNERDRAWQSELEAVQKQHSMDSATLSSALNEIQKLKFHLERVSESEASQTRHAETAYAEIHNLRIELTETLVLVDKLKTQISNFNESEERALELLSRTQLQLEIAKNTEKTLRLESDQTIEAYKALSVELDQYKARVNLLEEIVTNLQAKISNGEDEDTTNPMKTELNQALIEVTQLRSALDLAEKRYQEEYIRSTLQIRTAYELVERTKSESAVRDSELETKLKMATVELEEINGKTKKKDEFIEELKTGLMEKETELQNIKGENEILKANNENLVQEREALIKKGCLELEDELRKLKVQSDQWRKAAEVAAAMLSTGNNGKFVERMGSIESYYNTTVDGKIGSPLNFEEMEDDSLKKKNGNMLKKFGVLLKKGQK, encoded by the exons atgCAGACTGCTAAAACAAG GAGTTCGAATACTACATCACCTTCAACAATGAGAACTGGTCGGCATCTGAAGATATCTGCAGCCGAGAAGCCCAACAAAGATGGAAATCCAAGAGTCGTTGATCGTAAGTCGCCTCCAAGTCCAGTATTGGCACCTGATCAG AAAAAGAGGCAAAGCAGCAAGGTGTCTGAACTGGAATCTCAGCTATCTCAAATCAATGAAGAACTCAAAAAAGCCAAAGACTATATAAATTCATCTGAATCAACAAAGAAGCGAGCCCAACAAGAGGCGGAAGATGCCAAGAAGCAGTTAGCCAACATGGAAGCAAATCTAGACGAGCTATCTGCTTCAGAAGAAGCACGTCTACAAGAACTCAGAAAGATCTCAAACGAAAGAGACCGAGCATGGCAATCTGAACTAGAAGCTGTCCAGAAACAACATTCAATGGATTCTGCTACTCTCAGTTCTGCACTAAACGAGATTCAGAAGCTAAAGTTCCACCTCGAAAGGGTTTCAGAATCAGAAGCTTCCCAAACAAGACATGCTGAAACAGCTTATGCAGAAATTCACAATTTGAGAATTGAGCTAACTGAAACGCTTGTCCTGGTTGATAAATTGAAAACCCAAATCTCTAATTTCAATGAATCTGAAGAACGGGCGTTGGAGTTACTTAGCAGAACACAATTGCAACTTGAAATTGCGAAGAACACAGAGAAAACTCTCAGGTTGGAAAGTGATCAAACCATTGAGGCTTACAAAGCCTTGTCTGTTGAGTTGGATCAGTACAAAGCTCGTGTAAATTTGTTGGAGGAGATTGTTACTAATCTCCAGGCTAAAATTTCCAATGGAGAAGATGAAGATACAACAAACCCAATGAAAACAGAGCTTAATCAAGCCTTAATCGAAGTAACCCAACTAAGATCTGCTTTGGATTTAGCCGAGAAAAGATACCAAGAGGAGTATATTCGAAGTACTTTACAAATCAGAACTGCTTATGAACTAGTTGAACGCACGAAATCAGAGTCAGCCGTGCGCGATTCTGAGTTAGAGACGAAGCTGAAAATGGCAACAGTCGAACTTGAAGAGATCAATGGTAAGACAAAGAAAAAGGACGAATTTATTGAAGAACTGAAGACAGGCTTGATGGAGAAAGAAACCGAGTTACAGAACATAAAGGGGGAAAACGAAATCCTTAAAGCAAACAACGAGAATCTTGTTCAAGAAAGAGAAGCCCTGATAAAGAAAGGATGTTTAGAGTTAGAAGATGAGTTAAGGAAGCTAAAAGTGCAGTCTGACCAATGGAGGAAGGCGGCGGAGGTAGCAGCTGCGATGCTTTCAACTGGAAATAATGGGAAATTCGTGGAGAGAATGGGATCAATTGAAAGCTACTACAATACTACTGTCGACGGGAAGATAGGTTCGCCGCTGAACTTTGAGGAAATGGAAGATGACtcgttgaagaagaagaatggaaATATGTTGAAGAAATTTGGTGTCTTGTTGAAGAAAGGCCAAAAATAG